A single region of the Lycium barbarum isolate Lr01 chromosome 2, ASM1917538v2, whole genome shotgun sequence genome encodes:
- the LOC132626419 gene encoding uncharacterized protein LOC132626419, which translates to MGFNPRIQLCIFLLCLSFNLYTCTNTTVYQILTKYNLPQGLLPNSVKSYSLSKDGTFEVVLEKPCYVQFEYLVYYAEKISGKLSIGSITDLDGIQVKRFFLWLNVNEIRVDLPSSGSIYFQVGIISKKLDVKQFETVHACRDNALALCGTSLRQLPAPVDNMEMLVTV; encoded by the exons atgggTTTCAATCCAAGAATCCAACTGTGTATTTTCCTACTGTGCCTATCTTTCAATCTATACACTTGTACCAACACAACAGTATACCAAATCCTCACAAAATACAATCTTCCACAAGGGCTTTTACCAAACTCAGTAAAATCATACTCCCTTTCCAAAGATGGCACTTTTGAAGTTGTTCTTGAAAAGCCTTGTTATGTTCAGTTTGAATATTTAGTTTATTATGCTGAGAAGATTAGTGGGAAGTTAAGTATTGGGTCGATTACTGACTTAGATGGAATTCAAGTTAAGAGATTCTTTCTTTGGTTAAATGTGAATGAGATTAGAGTGGATTTACCATCATCCGGTAGTATTTACTTTCAAGTTGGGATTATTAGTAAGAAGCTTGACGTGAAACAGTTTGAAACTGTTCATGCTTGTCGGGATAATGCTTTGGCATTGTGTGGAACATCTCTTAGACAG CTTCCGGCTCCTGTCGATAATATGGAAATGCTTGTCACCGTGTAG